From the Lathyrus oleraceus cultivar Zhongwan6 chromosome 4, CAAS_Psat_ZW6_1.0, whole genome shotgun sequence genome, one window contains:
- the LOC127074389 gene encoding probable esterase KAI2: MGIVEEAHNVKVLGTGSRFIVLAHGFGTDQSVWKHLVPHLQEDFRVILYDNMGAGTTNPDYFDFERYSTLEGYAYDLLAILQELGVDSCIFVGHSVSAMIGTVASISRPDLFAKIIMISASPRYLNDSNYFGGFEQEDLDQLFNAMASNYKAWCSGFAPMAIGGDMESVAVQEFSRTLFNMRPDIALSVLQTIFKSDMRQILCLVSVPCHIIQSMKDLAVPVVVAEYLHQHVGTESIVEVMSTEGHLPQLSSPDVVIPVILKHIRYDIVA, from the exons ATGGGAATAGTGGAAGAAGCACACAACGTGAAAGTTTTAGGAACAGGTTCACGGTTCATAGTTCTAGCTCACGGATTCGGCACAGATCAATCTGTATGGAAACACCTCGTACCTCATCTCCAAGAAGACTTTCGTGTCATACTTTATGACAACATGGGAGCTGGTACAACTAATCCAGATTATTTCGATTTCGAACGTTACTCAACGTTAGAAGGCTATGCTTATGATTTACTCGCAATATTACAAGAACTTGGAGTTGATTCTTGTATCTTTGTTGGCCATTCGGTTTCTGCTATGATTGGAACTGTTGCATCGATTTCTCGTCCTGATTTGTTTGCCAAAATCATCATGATATCTGCTTCTCCAAG GTATTTGAACGACAGTAATTACTTTGGAGGATTTGAACAAGAAGATTTAGATCAATTATTCAATGCTATGGCATCAAATTACAAAGCATGGTGTTCAGGCTTTGCTCCAATGGCGATTGGAGGGGACATGGAGTCAGTGGCAGTTCAAGAATTCAGTCGAACTTTGTTCAACATGAGACCAGACATAGCCCTAAGCGTGTTACAAACAATTTTCAAAAGTGACATGAGACAAATATTATGTCTCGTCAGTGTCCCATGTCACATTATACAAAGTATGAAGGACTTGGCTGTTCCCGTCGTAGTGGCGGAGTATCTCCACCAACACGTCGGCACCGAGTCAATCGTGGAGGTGATGTCGACGGAGGGTCATTTACCGCAGTTAAGCTCGCCGGATGTTGTTATTCCGGTGATACTAAAACACATTCGTTATGATATTGTAGCTTGA